The Trichomycterus rosablanca isolate fTriRos1 chromosome 19, fTriRos1.hap1, whole genome shotgun sequence region ccccaggtgtttgtttttattttattaggattttaacgtcatgttttacactttggttacattcatgacaggaacggtagttactcattacccaagattcagcagttcacaaggttatatagaacacagtcatggacaatttagtatctccaattcacctcacttgcatatctttggactgtgggaggaaaccggagcaccatgaggaaacccacgcggacacggggagaacatgcaaactccacacagaaacccaggaccttcttgctgcgaggcgacagtgctacccacttagccaccgtgccgccctcatccCCAGgtgcatgtgggtttcctccgggtgctccggtttcctcccacagtccaaagacatgcagccaggttaactggagatacaaaattgtccatgactgtgtgaacttgtgaaccgatgaatcttgtgtaacgagtaactacctgtcctgtcatgaatgcaaccaaagtgtgtgaaacatgacgttagaatcctaataaataaataaataaataacatacacAAGACACTGACAGTAGAACAATGTTAGATTTCGACCATAACACGTCAATTAAAACCCCTTATTAAGGATTTATATGAAAACAAGACATGACAGGACTGTTTGTACTGTGTCACGTCAACAGAACCACCACTGACAACGTGGTGACAGCCACAAATCTGACAACCAGAATGAAAATAACTCCCACGCAGACACACAGTGCACTAAGTGAAGTGTGGAAGTCATTAATGAATACCCTAGGTAGTGCACTTCTGCAGGGAGTGAGCGGCCATTCGGGATTCAACCCCGTCGACTTGAAACGAAGATGCTAGCCTGTGTAGCTAGGGGCTAACAAAACACAGAAGGTGATAAATTGCGTTAAATATGatcaaactaataaaaacaagCGACAGAATGCAGTTATACCGAGAGATATGGGCTAAAATCGACATTATCTGTAAACAAACACGGGATATTCTGGGGTGACAGGATAAAGCGGGCTAATGTTTCTCCACAGCCCGCTGGCGTTGCTATGGCAGCCACCACTCTCCAGATGCCGTTTAGCAAAGCTAGCGTTAGCCGCTAGCTAAAGTCTCCTAAACACAAGCCAGCCGACCTGTTATACCGACTATTGTCATCTTCACCGAACCAGCAACACGAGCGGCACACGCAGCGTTATTTTACTCACCCCGTTTTGCACTCTGGTTGGTTTATTtataaaacagcagcactgtTTGTTTTGTCAAGCGAAGGCAGCATCTCCGGGATCTTTTACCTGAAATCCCGAACAACTTCCGGGCCTGCGCTGCCATCCAGACTCGACGAATCCATCTCTAAAATATCTGATCGGCAAACCTCGCTTCGAATTAATCGATCCATCGATGTCTAGTCATtttagcttatttatttatttatttatttatttatttatttattagtatcttaacgtcatgttttgcacactttggttgcattcatgacagaacaagtagttactcattacacaagattcatcagttcacaagtttaatatcaaacacagtcatggacaattttgtatcttcaattcacctcacttgcacgtctttggactgtgggaggaaaccggagctccaggaggaaacccacgcagacacgaggagaacatgctaactccacacagaaaggacctggaccgccccacctggggatcaaacccaggagcttcttactgtgaggcgacagtgctacccaccaagccagtgTTCTGCCCTTTTACAGCCTTCAAATTCTCTTCTATGCCCTAGTACACACATGCCACCCCATCTAGTTAAATATCTTAGCTTTTTTCCAATTAATCTATCCATCGTTGTCAAGTTATTTTAgctttaatgctttttattgAAGATTATTAAGATATTAAATATGTACTGATTTCTTGTTGTTCAGTATTTATAGCCTTCAAATTCTCTTCTATGCCCTAGTACTCACATACCACCTCATCTAATTAAATATCTTAGCTTTTCCCGTTTCAGGACATTAAGATCACCCCCAATATGTTTTTCCTTGCACGGTGCCCTACAGTGCATTACTTtactatttattaggattttaacatcatgttttacacactttggttacattcatgacagaacaggtagttactctttacacaggattcatcagtttataagtttaatgtcaaacacagtcatggacaattttgtatctccagttcacctcacttgcacgtttctctggactgtgggaggaaactggagctcccgaaggaaacccacgcagacacagggagaacatgcaaactctacacagaaaggactcaggccgacccacctggggatcaaacccagtaccttattgctgtgaagcaacagtgctacccacttagccactatGCTGCCCCACAGTTCATCACAGTACACATCCAAATCCACAACTATCCAACTCGTACCTATATTACTCATGAAAGTAAAAGGATTTTGCTGAAAGTGAGGTTGTGACATCATTTTTCACCAAATGCTGAGAACAAATTTGCCAAGACAACCGTATTAAGCAGTATCAACAACAGGGCAATGTTTGGTTTGCCCTGGGTTAACTGGGTGCACTTTTTCTCAGACCACCCATACTGCCTGCTTGGTCAAAAATGGTAACCAAATTTAGCATGGGTACTTCGATACAGTACCTTGCAGAGAGAAAGGGACATAATATGTTGTCAAAACAACTTTAGTGTGCTGTCCAGTGTCAATGCCTGAGTGCCCATGTGCTTTTGAAGGGCACTTAGACTGACctgcgactatgcagccccacACACAGAAGATCCAATGAACTGTGTGTTATGACACATTGACCCCATCAACAGAAAATTATCTGCAGTTTGACCTACAGTAGTCCTGTTGGTCCAGACTTCTTCCTCAGTATCAACAATGCATCAGCGGTTTGTGGCTTGTTTCTCATTCGAACAGTGTTGGAGGGTACTTATTATGGCTGCCTGTGAGTATCCCTTTCTGTTTTGGAAATACAGTTCTTAACGACTTGTCCTTATcagagtcactcaggtctttatccCTGTTCATATCTGGTGCATTCAACACATTTACTATgtgtaactaccatcagcccaacattaaaTATATTCCTAACTGCCACATGCACAACTGCTAAGACATGGGCATTGTCATGGCCATTGTCAAGGTTTTAGTGTGTCCCTGAGCCATTGAGAAATCAAGTTAATACAGATACATCTGTCATATACAGActtatgtaagtatatatgtgtTGTTGACTTTTGTCAgtcaaataaaggttcaagagaatcaacaattcatttattgcatttcacaaaATGCCTCAACTTTTACTTAGATGGAGTTTGAACGATTATAAGCTAAACTAGGCtaaatttaatattataaattaatatacTCCATGAAAAGTACCTCTAGTCGCCACTGGATGGCACACTACTACAGGCAGGCACTTTTACCCAGTGTGTTTAATGTTCATTCAGTATATAAAAACATACACCAGTTAAGTGCTTACACAGACAGAACACGAAGAAAAGCAATACAGTTAATCAGAAGATCATTTCCTTTTTTGAGGCTTATGCCTGTGGAGTAGTGTTTCATATGCCTCCTGGATCTTGAGGAACATTTGTTGTGCCTCTTCTTGCTGTTGGGGGTTGCGGTCAGGATGCCATAGTTTTGCTAGTTCCCTGTAGCTGTGAGTGATCTCCTCTATGGTGGCATCTTCAGATACTGACAGCACCTGGAAAAGAGGAGAGCATTGAAGTCAAATTAACGTTTGATATATTCCTGACTGAGACTCACACAGCTGTAACGAAATAAGCATTGTCGCAAACTAGCTGAGATTTCTGTTGATCTCATAGACAAAGTTAAAGCCTTCTGAATTTGAGTTTTGTTGTCAGACTAAACAAAGATTGTTTGGCCCCAAGGACCATCAGTATGTTTGGGGTACAACAGGCGATGCAtccaaacccaacaacactgcatcaactggaaatcatggtggtggtagtatcacgCATGAAGACAGCTGTGCTGCCATTGTAACAAATgtatttgaaaataataaaataaaacaaaggttACTTCAGTTGGTCTCACCTTCAATGCCTCAATCTCTTTTTTGCTGTATTCATTTAGAAGGATTTCCAAAACTTTCCTCCAGCTTTCTTCATAATAACTCCCTCCTGTGAGAGCACACAAGATCCGGTACGGCAACAACAGACAGAACTCCATGACCCCTCTGAGCCAAGGAAAGAACCAAAACATGTCGAGAACTGCTGCCACGCAATCTGAGACGTAGTACAAAGTGACTGTGGTGTTGTGAAAAATACAATAACCCAGAGGTGCTGAGAAGGCCAGCAGGGCTAGACTAATGCGAAAGAGACGAGGACctgaaaataaagaaattagaAACAGACATAATAGTGGCATTAGAAATTACAGAATTGGTTCAGGACAGAAGACAGAGTAGCCAGTCTACATACTGGCATGTTGTGGAAGGTGGCAGGAAGCCAGAGGGCTCAGAGAAACCCACTTTGGCCCAGGGTGTCAGTAAACTAAACtcaggattaaacccaggagcATTGAGCTGTGAGGCATTATCACTACATCTCAAAGTAAGTGGAGTTTACACATAACACAtcaaactatgtctttatggatgTGGCTTCTTGATGAGGGGCacagtcataatgttatacactattagcaatgggtgtggctgaaacaactCAATAAATATGAGgggtttctacatacttttagctcTATAGTGTAGGTCCTTTTGTCAAATTAAAGCAAATGTGTTGAGAAAATGGCCTGAGGCAGTTACATATACTTCTTGTCTGTGGCCAACCCTGCTTTAAAagacaaatttaaaaaaaagttgcacACATGACTAACCCAGTGGTTCTTGCGGGGTTCCTGCATGTTGGATGGGTTTAAACTTTCTGTTTTGTGCTGCTGTGACACTTGCCGCTATGCTGATGGGTAAAGGAGAGAACCTGCTGCCATAGAATATGGGTGAGGTAATGACACATGCAGTGAGGGTCTTTCGAAGATCAGACGTTTGCTGGCCCACGGAGGAAACAAGGTGAACCCCTGCCCCCACGCTCAGCGGCAACACGAGCAGGTAGAAGAAGCTCAAAGAGTTCAGACTGATCAAAGAAACTGAGCCAAAGTAGATACCCACACAGATCTGGCCAGCAAACCGAATTAAACCTACAGGTGGAGGGGTAGCAGATTGGCGTCTAACTCCATTAGTCTTCTGGTTGGCTTCGCTGACGTAAGCTGGGATCCGGAAGAACTCTCGTAGCCAGCCGAGCCAAAAGCCACCCAGAGTTAGCATCCACAGGAGAGCATGGCTGTCTCTTCTTAAGTATAGGTGATGAAGACCCAGTGGGCCTCCTATTGCCCACAGGACATAAGTTACTATTAATTGCTTAGCCATGAAAGCATCATTGGGGCCTCAGCTAGCAGAGCAAAGTACTCCTTGGTTGCAGAAGTTGCAATATCTGAACACAAACAGACATGATGAAAGACAGGAGAAATCAGAAGCAATCATGAGTTCATGCTTAGATATTTGGCATTAACAGTTATGAAGtatttaaaaagtataaaaaagggccttcctgacacaaccttcctatttctgtctgggcttgggaccggcattaAGAAAGCACTAACCAGTGTGattcccaatggctaggctgttttgtcCATCCCTCGCCTGAGATATTAACCTATTATGTGCATGCATGCGCCAGCTGATTAATAGCACTGCTTAGATTCGAACCATGGATCCCTAGATCTCAACAGTAATcagctagcatactttaccacaAATAGATAATATACCACTTTACCACAAATAGATAGTTTTCTTCGTGAATATTCTAATATCAAATCAAAgtatttttttcaatatttattttagtaagTGACATGATCagtataacattattaatactgTACCTTGCTGTGTCACATTTCACTGTACCTTACACATTTTGCTGGAGGAAAAAATGCTTTAACTCACTAAATGCAAAGTAGACTATAGTCATGCTACGACAGGAATGCACAAGTTTTTATACAAAGTGCATTCAACCTTTAAGAATGACAGTTGCAACGTCGTTAAGCCACATGATTAATGAAAAAGTTCATTCAGTACTTCATGAGACGTCATGTTAACGACTTACCTACGTGAAGAGAAACTGCTGGCTTCTACAAACAACCGATAGTTCTACAGTAGATCCTGTCAcaatgatataaaataataataaagcacacATCCCTGGTTCAAACTGACTGCTTCCTAAAAATTGCAGTGAAAGGTTTGTGAGATTTTTCACCCTCAAATCCTTAAACACATAAAATAGAAATGCTTAGGGATTGGCTGTATTCCATTTTGGACTTTGGACTTTGGAAGATGACAGTGATAATGCTGGAACTATTGTAATGTTAACTTAAACGACCCGGAGTGATCAAACATTAGTGAATGTCAGGGTCAGAGTAACTGGTGACAGGTGTTAATATATCTGTATAAATGATCAGATTACAATATGAACAATTGGATTTAATCCATTCAGTCAAATGTCTGATGGCTATTAATCCAGTtatctttaattaaaaattacaacttagattaaaaaaaaaaaactcccacTGTTGACAGTTCCATTTCACATGGAAAAATACATCAGACCACGCTGACATGTTTCCTACTAGCAAAGTttacattttcctcccaatcttggCAGCAGATCACTGTTTTGTGTATCTGGGTGCAGGTATAGCCACTTTCTTCATTACCAATTTAATAATCTAATTTGCTGTGTGTACATTTTGGCCCAGTGAAATTACATCATTTTCTTTTACAAAGCAGTACATGCAGTACAATTGTTAATTCACAGAAAAACAGT contains the following coding sequences:
- the dnajc22 gene encoding dnaJ homolog subfamily C member 22; this encodes MAKQLIVTYVLWAIGGPLGLHHLYLRRDSHALLWMLTLGGFWLGWLREFFRIPAYVSEANQKTNGVRRQSATPPPVGLIRFAGQICVGIYFGSVSLISLNSLSFFYLLVLPLSVGAGVHLVSSVGQQTSDLRKTLTACVITSPIFYGSRFSPLPISIAASVTAAQNRKFKPIQHAGTPQEPLGPRLFRISLALLAFSAPLGYCIFHNTTVTLYYVSDCVAAVLDMFWFFPWLRGVMEFCLLLPYRILCALTGGSYYEESWRKVLEILLNEYSKKEIEALKVLSVSEDATIEEITHSYRELAKLWHPDRNPQQQEEAQQMFLKIQEAYETLLHRHKPQKRK